A single Pseudodesulfovibrio aespoeensis Aspo-2 DNA region contains:
- a CDS encoding alpha/beta hydrolase gives MDHISPQARAFIAANRPLTLDGPLTPERARQMRKQQAVAEEESLNALQNSLGFFTQERVIHGVRVLVITPRGYAKSNDGKMAMYIHGGGYALKSALDASAVLMSSALGLRVFSIEYRLAPEHPFPEALRQCLAVYEELVQEFDPQDTVMLGGSAGGGLVLATLLSARDNGLPLPKAVGLFSPWSDLTRTGDSYYANEGRDPILKWEGNIEYFAASYAGGNDPRQPLLSPVYGDYTGFPSTMIISGTRDLFLSNSVRLSRVMQRAGVVVELQIWDEMFHGFDLMPDLPEGKEARQTMSTFLLDALAQ, from the coding sequence ATGGATCACATCAGCCCTCAAGCCAGAGCATTCATTGCCGCCAACCGCCCTCTGACTCTGGATGGACCGCTGACTCCAGAACGAGCACGGCAAATGCGAAAACAGCAGGCCGTAGCAGAAGAAGAATCCTTGAACGCCCTCCAGAACTCTCTGGGGTTTTTCACGCAGGAACGAGTCATTCACGGGGTGAGGGTGCTCGTCATCACACCCAGGGGATATGCCAAATCCAATGACGGAAAAATGGCCATGTATATTCACGGAGGCGGCTATGCTCTGAAGTCGGCGCTTGATGCCTCTGCCGTCCTCATGAGCAGTGCCTTGGGACTCCGTGTCTTTTCCATTGAATACCGATTGGCGCCGGAACACCCCTTCCCGGAAGCCTTGCGCCAATGTCTGGCCGTCTATGAAGAGCTGGTGCAGGAGTTCGACCCGCAAGACACGGTCATGTTGGGCGGCTCCGCAGGAGGCGGCCTCGTTCTCGCCACGCTACTCAGCGCGCGTGACAACGGGTTGCCCCTTCCCAAAGCCGTAGGATTGTTTTCTCCCTGGTCCGACCTCACGCGGACCGGCGACAGTTATTACGCCAACGAAGGGCGCGACCCGATCCTGAAGTGGGAAGGGAATATTGAGTATTTCGCGGCAAGTTATGCTGGCGGGAATGACCCCAGGCAGCCCCTCTTGTCGCCCGTATATGGCGACTACACAGGCTTTCCTTCGACAATGATCATCTCTGGAACCCGCGACCTTTTCCTGAGCAACAGCGTGCGTCTCAGTCGAGTGATGCAACGGGCCGGGGTTGTAGTTGAGCTTCAGATTTGGGACGAAATGTTCCACGGCTTCGACCTGATGCCTGACCTGCCGGAAGGCAAAGAGGCCCGGCAAACGATGTCTACGTTCCTGCTTGATGCCCTTGCACAATAA